One stretch of Zingiber officinale cultivar Zhangliang chromosome 6B, Zo_v1.1, whole genome shotgun sequence DNA includes these proteins:
- the LOC121992431 gene encoding WAT1-related protein At1g21890-like, giving the protein MDLTQVWRSVRPYLAMIFLQFGYAGMFIVSVASLKRGMSHYVLVVYRNAVAAAIIGPFALWFERKGRPKLTVRIFLKIMALALLEPVLDQNFYYLGTKYTSASFSSALYNVLPAMTFINAIILRMEKIDIKKRQSQAKIVGTLVTVLGALVMILYKGPIVEFIWNKGRNHHTESASQDETHWLIGTFMLLFSCFCWSLFFILQSNTLKSYPAELSLSTLICIMGTLLASSVAVILDPGVKPWIIGFDTRLVAAVYSGIMCTGIAYYLQAVVMKERGPVFVTAFNPLCMIIVSVMGSIILAEEITLGRLIGAIVIVIGLYSLIWGKCKDYANQTSKIDEKQALELPKTINDDMISNSIDYVTIENISSGKKP; this is encoded by the exons ATGGACCTTACTCAGGTTTGGAGGAGTGTCAGGCCATACTTGGCTATGATCTTCTTGCAGTTTGGCTATGCTGGCATGTTCATAGTCTCAGTTGCTTCACTCAAGCGTGGAATGAGCCACTACGTGCTGGTCGTCTATCGAAATGCTGTTGCAGCTGCTATCATTGGTCCATTTGCTTTGTGGTTTGAAAG GAAAGGCAGGCCCAAGTTGACAGTTCGCATATTCCTCAAAATTATGGCTCTTGCACTACTTGA GCCAGTTCTTGACCAAAACTTCTACTACTTGGGAACCAAGTACACATCAGCAAGCTTCTCTTCCGCTCTTTATAATGTACTGCCAGCCATGACATTTATAAATGCCATTATTTTGAG AATGGAGAAGATAGACATCAAGAAGCGACAGAGTCAAGCGAAGATTGTTGGTACACTGGTTACCGTCCTTGGTGCACTGGTCATGATATTATACAAAGGTCCTATTGTTGAGTTCATATGGAATAAGGGACGGAACCACCACACTGAATCTGCTAGTCAGGATGAAACCCATTGGCTCATTGGCACATTCATGCTTTTGTTCAGCTGCTTCTGTTGGTCATTATTCTTCATTCTACAA TCGAACACCTTGAAATCTTACCCTGCAGAGCTCTCCCTGAGCACCCTAATTTGCATTATGGGCACATTACTAGCTAGTTCAGTTGCGGTCATCCTGGATCCTGGCGTCAAACCCTGGATAATAGGATTTGACACAAGGCTTGTTGCAGCCGTTTACTCC GGTATAATGTGCACAGGAATAGCATATTATTTGCAAGCAGTGGTGATGAAGGAGAGAGGACCTGTCTTTGTGACTGCCTTTAACCCTCTTTGTATGATCATAGTGAGTGTGATGGGCTCCATTATTCTTGCAGAGGAAATAACTTTAGGAAG gtTGATTGGTGCAATTGTTATAGTGATTGGTCTTTACTCTCTAATATGGGGAAAGTGCAAGGATTACGCAAATCAAACCTCTAAAATTGACGAGAAACAAGCACTGGAACTACCTAAGaccataaatgatgacatgatatcCAACTCCATTGATTATGTCACCATCGAAAACATCTCATCAGGGAAGAAACCTTGA